One Oncorhynchus clarkii lewisi isolate Uvic-CL-2024 chromosome 32, UVic_Ocla_1.0, whole genome shotgun sequence DNA window includes the following coding sequences:
- the LOC139392136 gene encoding perforin-1 codes for MRVMKELCLLLLICWAGTLQCLAGSLRGKIPGKPQECEQAEFVPGYNLAGEGFDIVKMQRKGSYVINMENWEREGDTCELAVNFYLGGIKQKLPAAMANWRALTDCKREVSSSIYESSESLINTTTSAVTNNWKLGLDLEIPEVKFKTIIGGTDSREATYAIAKSKQDRYSFTRHEVHCSIYRYSLVEDPPLHKQFLNSVKKLPTVYDLKSKPAYRNLIDTYGTHFTSQVNLGGKVSAVTSIKSCQATMNGVTVTAVKDCLDVEASLSYQFSASLAAELHYCNELKKKLGTNRSFSSMFSDRHLEIKGGVLNGGDLLFSGALDANAYKEWLESLKTIPDVVHYFLKPLHFLLKSRHPAQPGLKKAVEEYILENALIKKCSESCQIGTRTSKRDHCACVCHSDQSIKSNCCPAGKGLARLQVYGLRAKGLYGDISTETDGFVEISYDKQVKLTEVIKDDDNPVWPESFEFGPIHINFDTKLTFKVYDTDRVVWNKDVLGECSFDLRRGNVSDVCVFKYGTFFFSYTVQCAPSLGGSRCEEYIPSPMSASLAKVFHSRNGMLAGENWRLELGRNHTNDAVDKVGLKRCHGE; via the exons ATG AGGGTGATGAAGGAGTTGTGTCTACTTCTACTGATCTGCTGGGCAGGCACACTCCAGTGCCTGGCAGGGAGTTTGAGGGGAAAGATTCCTGGCAAGCCACAGGAATGTGAGCAGGCCGAGTTTGTCCCTGGTTACAACCTGGCAGGGGAAGGTTTCGACATTGTGAAGATGCAGCGAAAAGGTTCTTATGTGATCAACATGGAAAATTGGGAGCGGGAGGGAGACACTTGCGAGTTAGCTGTCAATTTCTATTTGGGTGGAATAAAACAGAAGCTTCCAGCAGCCATGGCAAACTGGCGAGCCCTCACCGACTGCAAGCGGGAGGTCTCAAGCAGCATCTATGAATCCAGTGAGTCCCTCATCAATACCACAACTTCAGCCGTGACCAACAACTGGAAACTTGGCCTGGACCTTGAGATTCCTGAAGTAAAGTTCAAGACAATCATTGGAGGGACAGATTCCAGAGAAGCAACATATGCCATTGCAAAGTCGAAGCAGGACAGATACAGTTTCACCAGGCATGAAGTCCATTGTAGCATCTACAG ATATAGCCTGGTCGAAGATCCTCCTCTTCACAAACAATTTCTGAATTCGGTGAAGAAGCTCCCCACTGTTTATGATCTCAAGTCTAAGCCGGCCTATAGAAACCTGATAGACACATACGGCACTCATTTCACCTCTCAAGTCAACCTGGGAGGGAAAGTGAGTGCTGTAACTTCCATCAAGTCTTGTCAGGCGACTATGAACGGAGTGACAGTCACTGCAGTGAAGGACTGTCTCGATGTCGAGGCCTCCTTGTCATATCAATTCAGCGCTAGTTTGGCCGCCGAGCTTCACTACTGTAATGAACTAAAGAAGAAACTTGGCACCAACCGAAGTTTCAGCAGCATGTTCAGTGACCGCCACTTGGAAATTAAAGGAGGGGTACTGAATGGAGGCGACCTGCTGTTCTCAGGTGCGTTGGACGCAAACGCCTACAAagagtggctggagtccttgaaAACGATCCCTGACGTGGTGCACTACTTCCTTAAGCCCCTTCACTTCCTGTTGAAAAGTAGACATCCTGCTCAACCTGGGCTGAAGAAAGCAGTGGAGGAGTACATCCTTGAAAACGCCCTGATCAAGAAATGCTCAGAGTCCTGTCAGATAGGTACGAGGACCAGCAAAAGGGATCACTGTGCCTGTGTCTGCCACAGTGATCAGAGCATCAAGTCCAACTGTTGCCCTGCTGGGAAAGGCCTGGCCAGGCTGCAAGTCTATGGTTTGAGAGCAAAGGGACTTTACGGGGACATTTCAACCGAAACGGATGGTTTTGTTGAGATCTCATATGATAAACAAGTCAAACTCACTGAAGTGATCAAAGACGACGACAATCCCGTTTGGCCAGAGAGCTTTGAATTCGGACCCATCCATATCAACTTTGACACCAAACTCACTTTCAAAGTGTATGACACAGACAGAGTTGTTTGGAACAAAGACGTCCTGGGTGAATGTTCCTTTGATCTGCGTAGAGGAAATGTGAGTGACGTCTGTGTGTTCAAATATGGCACATTCTTCTTCTCCTACACAGTGCAATGTGCTCCCAGCCTTGGAGGCTCACGCTGTGAAGAGTACATCCCCTCTCCTATGAGCGCCTCCCTGGCAAAAGTCTTCCACTCCAGAAATGGCATGCTGGCTGGGGAGAATTGGCGACTTGAGTTGGGCAGGAATCACACCAATGATGCGGTTGACAAGGTTGGCTTAAAGAGATGTCATGGTGAATAA